GGCCTCGAAGCCGGGGCCGACGACTACGTGGTCAAACCGGTGCAGCCGCGCGTGCTGGACGCGCGCATCAAAGCCGTGCTGCGCCGCGGCGGCGTGGCCGGTCACGACCGCGAACAGCACGGCGACCTGGTGATCGACCGGGCCGCCTGCGAGGTCACGAAGAAGGGAAACCTGGTCCGCCTGACCCCGACCGAGTTGCGGCTGCTGCTGGAGCTCTCCCGGGTGCCCGGCCGCGTGCTCAGCCGCCAGCAGCTGCTGGAACTGGTGTGGGACCACGACTACCTCGGCGACTCGCGGCTCGTCGACGCCTGTGTGCAGCGGCTGCGCGCGAAGCTGGAGGACCGGCCCGCCGCGCCGGTCTACGTGCGCACCGTGCGCGGGTTCGGCTACCGGTTCGGTCCACTGTGATCAGACGAATCCTGGGGGTGCTGCGGGGAATCCGCGCCCGCCTGGTGCTGATCATCAGCCTCGTCGCGGTGGTCGCGACCGCCGGTGCGACCGGCATCAACTACGTCAGCGCACGGCGCACGGTGCTCGCGGCGGCCCAGGACCGGCTGATGAACCAGCTGCGCCAGGACGTCGACGCCCTCGCCCCCACCGTGCGGATGCCGCCCGACCGGACCACCCTCGACGAGCTCAAAACCGTCATCCGCGGATTGTCCGTCTTCGTCCGCTACCGCGATATCGGCTCGTCCGACTACTCCTCCCCGTCTTCGTTCCCGCTCGGGACTCCGATCCCGCCCGAGCTGGTGTACCGCGTCCACACCGAGGGGCGGTTGGTCTTCCAGCGCATCTCCGACGGCGACATCGGCCCGGCGCTGGTGGTCGGCATGCCCGTGATGACGGTCGGCACGGACTTCCGCCCGGTGCCGTCCGGACTCGAGGTGTACGCCGAGTACCCGCTGTTCCAGGAACAGCGGCAGATCAGCGAGTTCGCGCTCAACGGCTGGCGCACGGCGGCTGTGGTGGTGCCCCTGGCGGTGATCCTCGCGTGGCTGGCCGCGGGTGCGGTGCTCCGGCCGGTCCGGAGCCTGCGCGACGGCGCCCGGGACCTGGCGCACGGACGGCTGTCCACCCGGCTGCCGGAACGCGGCGGCGACGAGCTGGCCGAGCTGGCGCGCACCTTCAACGAGTCCGCCGCGAGCCTGGAACAGTCCGTGGGGGACCTGCGGCGGATGGAGGCCGACGCGCGCCGGTTCGTCGCGGACGTCTCGCACGAGTTGCGCACCCCGCTCGCGGCCATGACCGCCGTGACCGAGGTGCTCGACGAGGAGGGGGCGCGC
The sequence above is a segment of the Amycolatopsis viridis genome. Coding sequences within it:
- a CDS encoding response regulator transcription factor; translation: MASVLLIEDDPAVREGLCLGLRRHGHDVEPAPDGERGMSLLAARRPDLVLLDLMLPGIDGFEVCRRIRATGPVPIIMLTARGDDIDVVGGLEAGADDYVVKPVQPRVLDARIKAVLRRGGVAGHDREQHGDLVIDRAACEVTKKGNLVRLTPTELRLLLELSRVPGRVLSRQQLLELVWDHDYLGDSRLVDACVQRLRAKLEDRPAAPVYVRTVRGFGYRFGPL
- a CDS encoding ATP-binding protein, whose product is MIRRILGVLRGIRARLVLIISLVAVVATAGATGINYVSARRTVLAAAQDRLMNQLRQDVDALAPTVRMPPDRTTLDELKTVIRGLSVFVRYRDIGSSDYSSPSSFPLGTPIPPELVYRVHTEGRLVFQRISDGDIGPALVVGMPVMTVGTDFRPVPSGLEVYAEYPLFQEQRQISEFALNGWRTAAVVVPLAVILAWLAAGAVLRPVRSLRDGARDLAHGRLSTRLPERGGDELAELARTFNESAASLEQSVGDLRRMEADARRFVADVSHELRTPLAAMTAVTEVLDEEGARLPGDAGTAARLIGEETRKLTRLVDDLIEISRFDNGRARMDRREADLGELIAATLRTRQWTDRVEAALPAGITAPVDARRFDVIVANLVGNALRHGAPPVRVRLSSSGPAALVEVTDHGPGLAEDVLPHVFDRFYKADSARTRSEGSGLGLSIAHNNAALHGGTLEAGNRPDGGARFLLRLPRAVAS